The Drosophila sechellia strain sech25 chromosome 2R, ASM438219v1, whole genome shotgun sequence nucleotide sequence ATAAGGGTGCCTGTGCCATTCGATTTGTGCTTCATGGCACTTCCATGTGCTTCGTGTGTGCCCACTTTGCAGCCGGGCAGTCACAGGTGACTGAAAGGAACGCTGACTACGCGGAGATCACCCGGAAGCTGGCCTTCCCGATGGGCAGGACGCTAAAATCACACGACTGGGTATTTTGGTGCGGCGACTTCAACTATCGCATCGACATGGAGAAGGACGAATTAAAGGAGTGCGTATGTAATGGAGATCTCTCAACCGTCCTCGAGTTCGATCAATTGCGCAAGGAGCAGGAGGCGGGCAATGTGTTTGGCGAATTTCTCGAGGGAGAGATCACTTTCGACCCGACGTACAAGTATGATTTGTTCAGCGACGACTACGACACCTCGGAGAAACAGCGAGCGCCCGCCTGGACAGATCGCGTTCTCTGGCGTCGGAGGAAGGCGCTGGCCGAGGGCGACTTTGCTGCCTCAGCCTGGAATCCCGGTAAACTGATTCACTACGGACGCTCGGAACTAAAGCAGAGTGATCATAGACCCGTGATTGCTATTATTGATGCTGAGATAATGGAGATCGATCAGCAGCGGAGACGTGCTGTGTTCGAGCAGGTTATCCGAGATCTGGGTCCGCCGGACTCCACGATTGTGGTACATGTCTTGGAGTCTTCCACGACTGGAGATGAGGATGGACCAACCATCTACGACGAGAATGTGATGTCAGCCCTGATTACCGAGCTGTCCAAGATGGGAGAGGTCACTTTGGTGCGCTATGTGGAGGACACCATGTGGGTCACATTTCGGGATGGAGAATCGGCTTTAAATGCGTCTTCTAAAAAAAGTATTCAAGTATGCGGATTGGATCTTATCCTGGAGCTGAAGTCAAAGGACTGGCAGCATCTGGTGGACAGCGAGATAGAGCTATGCACCACGAACACCATACCGCTGTGCGCTAATCCTGTAGAGCATGCACAACTCCTGCAGGCCATTACGCCGGAGTTGCCCCAGCGGCCAAAGCAGCCGCCCACACGTCCTCCAGCCCGCCCCCCTATGCCTATGTCGCCAAAGAACTCACCACGCCACCTGCCCCACGTCGGGGTCATCAGCATTGTACCCAAGCCGGCTAAGCCACCGATGCCACCGCAACCGCAATCTCAACCTCTTATTCCGTCGCCGCTTCAGCCACAGGCGGCGCCGCCTCGTCCGCCGGCAATGGACACCACGCCATCCTCCAAATCGCAATCGCCAACGGAACTTGTGTCCGCTAGTTCTTCGACGTCCTCCTCGGGAAAGACTTCGCCCACGGCTCCAGCTGTGCTCTCCGGTCCGCCGACACCGCCGCGCCAAATGCAGAGCAAGCAGGCCACACCCGTCTCGACGCCTACGCGCCAAGTCGGTTCGCCCAAGGATCAGATTCCACCTGATACCGCCTACGAAACCGCCAGTAATATTTACGAGGAGATCCAGGAGGATGTGCCTGCGCCACGCCATCCGCCGCCGTCTGTACCGCCGCCAGTGATAGGAGCACCGATGGGcccgccgccaccgctgccgaaTCGCAGGGGCCCACCACCCATACCAAATAGGAGCGGCAATGCTCCACCGCTGCCCACGCGACCCGCCAACAACTGAGCTGCAGGCTACGCACACGGAGTTGGTTAAGAATCCAAAAAATATCAAGCCTCATCCGCAACTTAACTTATAATGGCTATATTTACAGCTCGCTGTCTTGCACTCCGATTGCATTCCGAATCGCTGTATTTAATGTTATATATACTCGAATATATTGGGCCACCCTGGAGGAGAACTCCTGGCAATATCCGCACTTCGCATGGAATCTATGTTACtagtgtttgtttgtttcgaTGGTTTCTAGCCGAAATCAAACTGAATTTAAAGTAAACTAATAAGTTCTATATAGCTAAAGCCCAAACGACCCCACACCGATactatctttttttttacttgcTGGCCAGACGTACTCAACCCAATTGCACTGGATTTGCCGAGGACGAAGATTGGAAACAATGAAGTATATGGGCGACAAAGTATTGCACTATTCTGCATAAATGTAATGTTTAAATGAATTATAGCCGTACTAGTcaaataatgaaataaaattattaaaacactGAAGCAGCAATCCAAATTACAGCAATGTAAAAGATTCCAATTCGAGCGACGTACCCAAACGCATGTATCCATTGTTATTGAACTACTATTGAGATAAATTACATATTATTCCACATTGTTAAACTATCGTTGCATTCCGTCAATTTGAGGCTACATCCGGATTTCTGTTTCAGTtgactacatatatatatcaatgTAATTGAGAAATTCCAATTGCTCTGTTCAAAAGTTGAAGTTACGCCTAAGATTAACCAAGTAGcatacaacaaaataaaagagtTGGACCGCCGTAGTCGATGCTCCACATGAATATtcgaaaaaagcgaaaaattaataaaactatACAAAAGTCAAAGAAAAATGTAAAAGTACCTGAGAGTTTTCgtaattaattgatttatttattcaatacCAGCTTATCAAGCCAACTCAATTCAAACAGAAACTTAACACCGGAAGCTGAACAAGTCAGTAGTATTGGGCAGCTGGAACAACTAAAACCACTTGGGCAGAGCGTCATGGGGCAGGTTCTTATGATTGGGCAGCGCCGTGCAGGGACGCTGTTGGCGCCAGAACTCCTGCCGTTTGTTGAGAAACTCCACCGCCTCGCGGGCGTAGGCAGAGATGCTCTCCGTGTGTGTGTCCGCGCGGACCAAATCCGGATGGAGTAGCAACTTCTCCAGGTACTCCTTGTCCACGCACAGTTCGCCGAGCAGCTTGCGGGCGTTGCGTCGTTCCAGATCCGCTCGACTGGGTTTCTGGCGCGTCCTGGCACTGGTTGCCGTTGCTCCCGCCGCCTGGGATTTTGGTGTATCCTCGCCGGACTTCCGTGACTTTCCGCTCTTGGGAACAGGTGCTGTTGGTCCTGATGGACCCGGCTTGCTGCCGATGGTGTTCTCGATGGCCTCCTGCGTTTTCTGCACGCCCAGGCGAAACAAAGCCAGTTCCGGGCGAGCCCTCAGCCCGCGATGGAAGAACATCAGGCTCTGCTCGAACTGCCCGAGGTAGTACAGCGACTCAGCCTTCTGGTAGATGGCTCGAATGTTGTTCTTGTCCTCCCCCAGAGCCGTCTCCGCATCCTGCAGCGCCTTGGAAGCCTCGCCCAGCAACAAGTAGCACTTGCTACGCGAAATCAAAGCGTTGATATCGGTGCTATTCAGCTCGAGAGCCTGAAATATTAGGGTTTTGTTAGCTAGTTCTCAAAATATTATGGCAGATCCTAGAAAACTAAGCGAGAAGGACAGCGTGACAGATTCTATTAAAAAGAGAAAACCTGCTTAACTAGATGACCCTGAAATCTAAGGAGCACCTTGCAAAAAAAGTGTATGGCGTTCTCGGGATTGGCATTCTTGATCTCCTTGAGCCCCAGTGCGATCACCGAACTGATGTCCGCCTCGTCCGGGATGAGCAGTGCCTCGTTGCGGTCCTGCTTCTGCTTGATCTGGAGACTCTGCTTGATGTCAAATGCTCCAGCGCTGACCGCTGCCGCCCGATCCTTGTCCGTGTAGAAGTCGACGAAGTTCTCCTTgggcttcttcttcttggcgATCTGCTCCTCGATCTTTTTGCGTGCGGCCCTGAGTTCGGCCTCAATGCGATTGCCACGCTTGCCGCCCGCAGCGTCGCCTCCTGCTccacctccagctcctccgTCATCCCCCTGCTTTCCATCCCGTCCAGCACCGCGTCCGCCCCGATCCGTGGACTCACGCCTCTCCCAGATGGGAGGCTTGTGGGAGCGACCCTTGGACCGCCGATTGGTCTCGTCCTGCGACTCCTCCTCCGCTGCTGCTCCGGTTCGTATGAAGCTTTGCAGCAATTCCTGCTCCTTGTCCACAGCAAGGATAGTGTTCAGCACGTTCGACATATCCTTACAATACCCTTGGTAATCGCTGGGAAGAATCTTCAACGTCCGACGATGGGAGaaatgttcgaaaacctaaCTTCTGACCAAATCACTCGCCGATTGATTGGCGCTATAATGGGCTGTTGCCAGGAAACTGGCGCCTCCAAATGGGTTAGCAATCGATAACAAAACAACCACTCGTGCTGTTCCAGGTGCTACATATCAGGTGTCAGGCACCAGGTGTCGTGTCGTTTGGCGGTGTGAATGCCAAGTACAATGCCCTCCATGTGGGTCACGACCTTGGGGACGGCCTATTAGAAGGTGCCAATGCGTATCCAATCCGATCTATCTTCTTTTCTCGGTGGTCCTCGAGATGATCATATtttaaacagatttttaaGTTAATGCTTAAGGAACCGAGTTTGGATTTTGTTAACCATGACTGGCCTtcggggcgtatgagtaactTTTTTAATATGGTTTGAGGGCGACTActaatttctttaaaattacCCATACTAAATTAGTTCCTTTATAACACTAACACTATCAACGGTATCTTTCGTCAATACGTTTGGTTTTTGGTAAGTAAATTAGGATACGTGTCttaaaaaaatctaaacaaatttaaaataaaacctTATTGCAAACTAAGACTTATCATTAAACACTTGAATAATCTTCGCTATAAAAAAGAGCTATTCTTTGCGTTACATGGCGTTGCTCTACAGGTGCGTGTTCAATGAAGTTGATAATGTCAAACTGTGCTTCTTTGTTGTGAACTAGAACCTGTGCGAAGCTTTCAGGAGCTTTTAGCGGATATCCTTTCCCGCTAAGTGATTATACTTCTTCAGGGACAAAGCTTTAactgtttaaaagtgaaaaggaaacacataaaatatttattttttgaatgCGATAAAAACCGTTTCAAATATCTTCAACTTTGTCTATTTTAAAGGATTCATATTGTCTAATGTTTATGAAACTTTATTAATAGTACATTTTCAAGATGTTTCCTAATTGCAACTGATTATTTGATGTAAATATTTCTTCATAGAATTCAAATTGTGTTGTTTTCTTATAATCTGCCTAGCCTTAACTTCATAACTTTATTATAACTTCAATAGTGTTCCAGAATATGATACTATTAAGTTTCCCAACACACCTGATTGTAGCCAAACAGAGCCTTCTCGTAGGCCCGAACCTTCATGTGGTTATTGGATTGATCGCATAGCAGCTTAATATTGGTCTCGATCTCCTCGAGAGTATCCACCTTCGGTTTCTTGCGCGGCATTTTAAATTTGGTATTATTAAATAGTTATAGGGGGCTATTGAGATAGTGTATTGCAGTAGTTTCACATTTTTCACCCTTCAAGTCTGTGACTTCTTCACTCCGTAGTCAAAAATTTACGTCTGAACGCGACGGTTGTCGTTGAGCAACTGAATTATGTGCCTTCACTTTGCATTTGACCCAACTTGGCTCGCTTCTAGACCCCAACCCATGGAAAGGCACCCCATCACAAGCTGCAACTCAGGGGTTCCGGCTTTTCTTTACTTTGTATACGAGTTTACATGCGCTGACAAGCGGCAATAAACTTCAATAAAGTTTCATTAATATCTCAACAAACCCTTCTGAGCCTTCTGAAAAGCCACAATATCCTTTGGATACCtcaaaatataagtttttcTTATGAAAGATCTACTAGCATATTCATTGTGTCATCAGCTGTGACTTTAATCACAGAAAATTATTCGTTTATGGTGATTAGATCACATAATTTGCAGTATCAATGATACATGTTACATGAACTCCATTTCActttaacaataataaaactcttataaaatataaaacaaacaattcttttttacataatccCTTTTTTCTGTGTAGACTGTGGGTCGCTGAAAAGGCGGATTCACCGCATTTACACGCAGTTAATTGAAGTCATCAAAATTAAAACACAACTCCGGACGGAGAGTCACGCACCCGAGCCCGGCTGATAAGAGAAGGCCAACGGAGAAGGAGCcagacaatcgatttgcagcAGGTGAAACCCATTtggcagcaccaccaccgAAAGGGGCTTCACCCATTTGGGTGGTGCGGTAGTGAGGGGAAGTACATTCGCCAGTTAAGGACATTTATTTCGACAAATTTATGAACCCCAACAAATTGCTATTAATTTTCCGGTATTGTTTTTagagtaaataaataagcttGATGTTTGAGCAGGTCGTAAAGGTGGAGCACGTGAGGGAAAGTGGGTTAGGGCTGGTGGATGTATGGATTCGTGGCTAGGTGTGGGTGGTTCCAGGCGGTTGGCGGTTGGCCTGGTCTTGCGTGCGCCAGCCTCATTCCGACAGCGACTGGCAACCTTCGCGGTGGCGTGAcgaaacaattttatttgtcCTGCCCTCGTAACGGTGGCCTGGACTCTGCAAGTGGAGGTGGATCTGGAGGCGGATCTGGAGGTGGGGCTCCATTTGTGGCCTGCTCCCCTCCGCCTGATACCTTGCAGATGTGCTGTCGGAAATTATGATATTTGCATTGGCTCAAGTTGCTCCCCTCGGCGGAGGCAAGACCTTAATGCCGATTCGCGTTTACGACAACTCCAATTGAACAGACACGACCTCCGATTGTAATGGCTTCGATTCCTAGATTGGAGCAGCCCGCATGCAAGGCACCAGCCAACCTACCTGTTGAATGCGAAATGGATTGGGGCAACTTGGCTATCTTAGTTCAAAATGGGATCCAGTTTTGAGGGTCCATTAAATTTTAGGCCTTCGAAAGACGAAAtcattcaaaaaaaaaacattattttaaatactttaaaagGACGTAGTGTACTATGTTCAGAGTATTCCGGGATAAAACCGGGCGCTTCCCTCCACTCCTCTAAATATAAGATTATTGGCTCTATTCCCGTACTTGTTCTGTTTTATCCGGTCAACCACGTATATATCTATGGAGGCAAATAGAGTTACGTAGCATTCGACTATATGTATAGTTCCGAGACTTTTTATTGTGCAAGTACTGTGGTGACCCGCGGGTCAGTTAGTTTACTTAGCTCTAGCATAGGTACATGTACATGGgctataaataatttaaagtaTTTGCGGACTCCTGGACTGCCTTCTATTGCCCCCCAGTTCGCTGCACGTTGTCGAAGGGCACGAGAATGCCGGGTGGTCCACCAAAACGGCTCTCCGTCCTCCGGTTGCCACCGGATGACTGTTCCCTGTGCTCTGTTCGCTGGTTAATGGGCTGGAAGGGACGTGGCGCCGCCTGCGATTGAGGCGAAAGAACTCCCGTTGGCGCCCCGAATCCGCCGTTGTAGCGACCCGGATTCACGGTGGGTCGCGCCTTGTTCGCCTTCAAAACACTGCTGAACTCGTGTTGGTTGCCCGCCACATAGATGTCGGAGCCGGGCCTCGGATTGGAATTGGAGCCCGAAGGATTGGTCGACTGTGGGCGTAGTAGGCCCGGCGGTGCACCAAATCCTCCCGTGTACTTCCCGGTGTTGCTAGCTGGAGGTGCAACAGTCTCCGCTGTTAAACCAAACATATGTTTAGTAATATTTCATTTACCTGAGGCAAGTAGATCGTTGTGTGTGCCTGTATATGTACTCACTTTTTCGCTGATTGTTGGTGACCGGCGTGCTAATGACCTTGCCCTCGTCGCTCTTGCTGTACTCCACCTTGCTGGGTGGGAAGGGTTCAACGCTCTgggagctggagctgctggCCGATGGCTCAAAGCGGGCTGCAAAAGGCGTGACAGAGTTGGAAGTGGGATGGGTCAGTTGTCCAGGATTGGGGCCGAAGTGGGAGTCGGAACCAGAAGCGGCCTCCGAGCGGTCAGCGGGCGGAACGAGTACCAGCTGCGGTTCCTCACTGCTACTGCTACTGATGCTGCTGCCTGGAAGCGGAAGCGTGACTTTGGATGGAAAAGCGGAGGAGACGGGCGGGACGGTAGGGGGACGAGTCGGATTGGTGGGGTTACGGGTGCTGCTGGCTGACGCTGTTCCAAAGTTGTCCGGGTCAAAGGGCACGCCCGGGCCGACATCCGGATAGTCGAAGTCACGCAGCCAGGCGGGAATGGTGGCCGAATCGAATGGGTTGCCAGCATCCAACGGGATTGGAGTGGTGTTGACGAAAGTGGTAGTGCTGCTACTGCCACTGCTGCTCGAATCCTCCGGCGTGTTATCTGCGTGGTGGGTGGTGATTGTGGTCAGTTTCACTGGCGGTGGTTCTGGGTGCTCTTGGGTGCTGTGAGTGGGTGGTATGGGTGCTTTGGTAGTTCGCTGCGTGCTCGGACGACGAGTGGTTGTGGTTGTCGTTGTTCGtggcgttgttgttgtggttgtagTTGTCGTTGTTGGTGCCggcgtggtggtggtggttgtcGTGGTTGTTGTGCTTGTGGTGGTTGGCCTgtcagtgggtggtggtgtcAGCTGAATATTTCCCAGATCTACGAAGGGCTCAAATGGTGGCTCCAAATCGTTGGCCAGCGTGTGGTTATACTGATCATTATCGGTGGGCACTTCGAAGGTGACGGCCACATCCAGATCCGGATCGGTGACCTCCTGCAGCCACGTGGGCAGGGTATAGGCATAGGCCTCCTCGTTCTCCAAGCGAAAAAAGGTGGATGGATCCTCGGTCGTGCCAATAGTGCTGGCTACCGGGTTGGCAGTGCGCGTTTCGGGTTTCGCTGTAGTGGTGGTAGTTGTTGTGGTCCTCCTAGTGGTTGTGGTGGTCCTAGGTGTGGTTGTAGTGGTCCTAGGTGTAGTTGTTGTGGTCCTAGCTGTGGTTGTTGTGGCCTTAGTGGTTGTGGTGCTGATGCGCGATCTTAGGGTAGTACTACTGCTCCTGGTGGTGCTGTAGTGAGCTGTGCCTCTCTGGCGATTTGGGAATCGACCCGGATTGCTGGGTGTGGTTGTGCCTACATGGGCATTGGTGCCATGATCGGCCGGTCCATCGTTGTGGAGGTTGTCCTGCGACTGTGCCTGTAGTTGCTCAGTTGGTGCCACTGGGCTTAAAGCATTGCCACTGCTCAGACTGATGCGAATGTTGTGGCTAATTGGATCCACAATACCCTGGACCTTCTTAGcaggctgctgctgcgcctcAGTAATGATAGTTGGCTCCTGAGCCTGATCTTTATTATCCTGGTTTCGATGCGGTGGCAACAGATCCCAGGCAATCACACTGAGCGGAGCTCCATCGGCAGCTGGTTTCCACTCCACAGGACCGCCAATGTTTGCATCCTCGCGCTGCAGCTCCCGGATATAATCGGGCAGAGATTCCACCTCCTTTTCCTCCTGTGGGAGCGGCACCAGATGCGCCTGCTCCACCTCCACATCCGCGGTGGTCGTCGTGTCGGGTGATGGTGGATCATGGAGGGGCGGTGTTAGTGATGTGGCTGGAAGTGGTGCTGGTGCAGATGCTGATGCTGTGCCAGTGAATGAGTTCGGATTCGGTTTCTGATCGGTGCTGGGTTCCAGGCCCACAGCGATGGCATCTGATTGGAGAGGATTCGGAATTGAGTATTTCGAGCAATTCGCGTTGGTTGGGACTGTGGCTGTGGCTAGGGAACTGACAATAGGACTGTGcttgggactgggactgggacaaAGACTGGGAAGTGGACTTGGACTCGAGTGGGTACCGATCTGGGTGATTGGAGAGTCCAGGGCGGCAAAGGGATTCAGTTTGATCAGTGAGAAGGGGGGTGGGGCGTGGCGGTTACTGGGTGGTGCAATGGGGAACTGGACGCCCAGCGATTCACGCTTGGCCAGTTTGTTAGTGGTGCTAATGGGTGCGGCTAGTGCGGTGCGGGTGCTAGTGCTATTTATACTATTTCTACGACTACTGGTTGTGTGCGGTGCTGTCGAGGCATTGTTTTcggttttagttttagttttagtttcgtGTAACGTCCTGGTcctcatttccgtttccgttctGCTGGTGGCTCCGCTGGCAGCCGCTGCTCGCGTGGAGGTCAACTCACCAATGTGTGGCGGCAAAAGATCATCGGCCGGCCGCCGGATCTCCGTTATTCCCGAGGCGTACGTGGGTATCTCAAACTGAACGCCCTGGGCGCTGACCACCTTGCGCCCGTCGGGCGTGTCGATGGGTCTCAGCGCGTCGATGGGGTTGCCGTAGCTGTCGATGGCCTTCGGCCCGGCACCACCCCCCTGGCCTGAGCTGAAGGTTACGTCCGACTGCAACAGCGGAGGCTGCAGATTGAGGGCGAAGGGCGACTCGCGCACATCTGTTGGAGGGGGAGCAGAATGTGGTGGGTCTCGTTGTGGCTGCGGCTGCTTCTTTGGAGCGTTGGATAAGCGTGGAAGTGGCAAGTGGAGATAGCAAGTGGAAGTAGCAAGTGGGAATATGACAGAGTGGCACAGTGAGAGATTGAATGAAGACGATAAATGGCACGTCGGAAATAGTACTTTTCAAACTTTAAACTTGTGTTTATCTAATGACATTGGATAAAAAAAGGAATGCACTCAATGTATGAAATCTAGAAgtaaaatttttgatttatttccgaaaaagaatatatttaatttcaaaataaatatagcaattaataaaaatgtatctaGCCAAAGGGCTCTCTTCAAGTTAAAGTCGAACTCGCATTCCCATTGGGTGCATGCTGAATGGTGGGTGAGGAGCATTTTCGGTGGCTATGCTGGTGGTTGGGTGACAGATGAGGCAGCTGTGGGCGGCTCTTGGGCAATTTAGCTGCCGCGGCGGCTGATTGATTGACATTGACTGAGATGGGCTATACATTTGCTGGATGCTGCTGCGGTTGTTGTGATGTGTGGCTGGTGTGCGGTGGTTACTGTTAGTTACACAAAGGTCCGCCACCagataaaattcaattttaaaagTTACCCAGGCAGGTTAGTCAATGTACGTGTGTGCGTGATTGTGTGGGTGTGACAGGTGTGCAACCAtcaagttcgttgcctaagtctttcgtttcAGCTGGTCACTGGAATCAAGCAAAAGGGCTTTATGGCATACTATGCGTTTCGTGTCGTCCGAACATGGAAAACTAGTAGATAATTCAACCTTTAAGCGACAATTCGCCTATTAAATATCTTTTATAACAAATCGTTGCTTGAATCCCATTGTTTACACTTTATGACAAGTCTACTTCGTGAAAAAGATAAGTAAATAATTAACACACAGTCACTAACTCTTTCTAAGCAATTCCACGGCAAGGGGTCAATCCGAAACGTAGCCCAACACTCTTGAAACGCACTGTGCGATTTATGGGTTTTATCAAATGAACACTCATTGTTTTGTCGCTGGGAGTCTGGGAATCGGGGAATCCATGTGACAGCTGGCTttgacagcaacaacaaccgaaTTAATGGCTAATGATTGCACTGACAAcgattttgttattttcgcTGTGGGTATTGTGCGGCGCTCGTGCCATGCTcgtataattaataataatttccttggATATCTGAAAGATTCTCAGCCAGCTTCTGATTTCTGATATGCGCCTCGATTCTTGTTTGCAGGGGAATAACTGAATAAATTGTGTCTATACTGTATATGTAGAATATTTTAATTAGGATGGCGTTGGGGAATTCTGGAAATGCTGTTTCTGCTCTGCGGTCAACTTGAATGTGACTAAGCCAGATCGCGGTGGGCGTTGCTTCGAATTTGCCAGCCAAGTCAGTTCCGGCTGCTAAGCACATGTGCATATCTCAATTCTATGGCCACGAGCAATTGggattcatttgcattttaggACGGACGGGCTTGGCCGTCTATCAGGAAGCCCTGAACTTTCGCCTGCATCTCGGCCCCTCATTAACTTGAATGCTCGGAGATAGTGAAGATGATTTGCGTCACGGCTGGCGGCCGAAAGTGTTATTTCTCGTATCTCGCGGATTATGCCGAAATAATCGAAATTCCCCGCACTTCCGCCGCAAACGCTGCTCAAGTTCAGGCCAATTAATTTTGCTTGTCTCCAGCGAAATCTTCATTCGCATCGACATCTCCATCACCATCGCCATCTCCCTGACTGTTTATgtttattgaatttaatttttaattgattgaCGGCTTCACGACATCTGCACCCACCTAGAGACAATGGGTATTTCTgttgaaaacattttgcacTTGCCAATTTTACAGTTTGTTTACCATCTTCTTGATTTTGACATGTTTCTGTGCCTGGCCAACCTTCGCCGGAATCAGCGAACAAAAATTGTAATGGATTTTTATTAATCTTCGTTTATATCATCTCGCAGGCCTTGGAGATATCGACATATTGGGCTGTCATCCCACACAGAAACGGCTAACGAAATGTGTCAAATGCCGTGCCAAATCTTCGAAACACAATCCCAACTTGTAAATTATACTTCGATGAGAAACGAAATGTGTTTATTGCACTTGAAATCGCCAGATGAAATATGATTTCATTGTGATTGGCTCAAAAATGTCAAGGGGCAAGTTGACTAAAACGGAAACCGAACTCTCccataaatgaataaatatttgcggctTAGAATGGCCCCAGAATCAATTCTATATAGATTGGAATGTGTCGGCTGTCTTTGATAAATTGGCAATAGTTCGGGTATGTCGAAATCAAACTGCCGCAACTCATGTGTCTACATATCTTCATCTATATCCATAACTGGTTGATATCCTATTGTGTTTTAATTACGATAATCTGCGACTGAATCATAAATCAAGGCACGCGAAAGTGAGGCACGATTACCCGTTTCAGATCCGTGCGAATTCGCTAATTATCACGTACGGGTCCATTCATTATGATGGGTTCATTGATTGCCGAATATGAAAACCGCGACCGAAATATAACAATTTCGTGCCAAAGAAAACCATTAGGCTCCAATGATATTTCCATCATGGGTGCTTTGAATGAGCTCTAAGTTTATGGATTGGTTTTAGTTGTTAGTAGCCAATTAACTTGGCTAGTTGGTCAATGGGTTTTGCCCAAGTCTTTAAACCGTTTTCTAGTACATTCATTCTCGAAATCCTCAGTTTCTTGTCACAGCTTCTTGTTTGTGGCCCCATGACCCACAAAGAGCGCCACAACATTAGTCTCTAGTTGGTGTAAACAACTTAGTTAACAGATCGTCTTGACAAAAGCGTCGCTAAATTTATGAACTACATGGACTACCCCCCAAGGGAGTCCATTCCAGAGGTCGTTTAACCCCTCCGTTAACCCCCCAagcgccaagaggaagacggATCGACAACAACTTCGCCGAAGCCTTGCCAGTCACGTTATCTTCAGCTTACGTAACCCCACATGCTGGAGCTCTGGGTTTTAGTTTCGTCTCGAGATTGGGTTGGAgttttggctttggttttgggtTTTCTTGGGGGCCTCTTCACATCGGCTCTTCTCGAATTTCGTTTTTCTTacggctttgcctttgggaacctcgctgtttgtttttgcagCGGCTACCTGATTTCGCTTTCAGTCCAAAAAACTTAATGATCGGCGCCCAGTTCTTCAGTTTGTTtgtcaaacaaaaacagctTAAGGCTGCATTTATAAAGGCTCTTCAACGGCGAAGGCTAATTGCATGCATAAGTCTTCGGGACAAGTCAAGAGAATGCACTTCTCTGAAAAAATGAGTATTTTAAAATCCCTTAGGTGTGTACATCCATAAACAAAGTGGTCAATATACCCTCTTTACATCCTGAATACAAATTAGCCGCtatttcaattgatttcaaACCCAGTGAGTTTTCTATTGGCGCAACTGTCATTAGTTGTTAGCTTGGGGATAGCACTGGTCTCA carries:
- the LOC6615478 gene encoding uncharacterized protein LOC6615478 isoform X5 codes for the protein MQFDPKPRCGGSVVSFTVMLLLIIGADFAAGRPDVRESPFALNLQPPLLQSDVTFSSGQGGGAGPKAIDSYGNPIDALRPIDTPDGRKVVSAQGVQFEIPTYASGITEIRRPADDLLPPHIARFEPSASSSSSQSVEPFPPSKVEYSKSDEGKVISTPVTNNQRKTETVAPPASNTGKYTGGFGAPPGLLRPQSTNPSGSNSNPRPGSDIYVAGNQHEFSSVLKANKARPTVNPGRYNGGFGAPTGVLSPQSQAAPRPFQPINQRTEHREQSSGGNRRTESRFGGPPGILVPFDNVQRTGGQ
- the LOC6615478 gene encoding uncharacterized protein PB18E9.04c isoform X2 — protein: MQFDPKPRCGGSVVSFTVMLLLIIGADFAAGRPDVRESPFALNLQPPLLQSDVTFSSGQGGGAGPKAIDSYGNPIDALRPIDTPDGRKVVSAQGVQFEIPTYASGITEIRRPADDLLPPHIDAIAVGLEPSTDQKPNPNSFTGTASASAPAPLPATSLTPPLHDPPSPDTTTTADVEVEQAHLVPLPQEEKEVESLPDYIRELQREDANIGGPVEWKPAADGAPLSVIAWDLLPPHRNQDNKDQAQEPTIITEAQQQPAKKVQGIVDPISHNIRISLSSGNALSPVAPTEQLQAQSQDNLHNDGPADHGTNAHVGTTTPSNPGRFPNRQRGTAHYSTTRSSSTTLRSRISTTTTKATTTTARTTTTTPRTTTTTPRTTTTTRRTTTTTTTTAKPETRTANPVASTIGTTEDPSTFFRLENEEAYAYTLPTWLQEVTDPDLDVAVTFEVPTDNDQYNHTLANDLEPPFEPFVDLGNIQLTPPPTDRPTTTSTTTTTTTTTTPAPTTTTTTTTTTPRTTTTTTTRRPSTQRTTKAPIPPTHSTQEHPEPPPVKLTTITTHHADNTPEDSSSSGSSSTTTFVNTTPIPLDAGNPFDSATIPAWLRDFDYPDVGPGVPFDPDNFGTASASSTRNPTNPTRPPTVPPVSSAFPSKVTLPLPGSSISSSSSEEPQLVLVPPADRSEAASGSDSHFGPNPGQLTHPTSNSVTPFAARFEPSASSSSSQSVEPFPPSKVEYSKSDEGKVISTPVTNNQRKTETVAPPASNTGKYTGGFGAPPGLLRPQSTNPSGSNSNPRPGSDIYVAGNQHEFSSVLKANKARPTVNPGRYNGGFGAPTGVLSPQSQAAPRPFQPINQRTEHREQSSGGNRRTESRFGGPPGILVPFDNVQRTGGQ
- the LOC6615478 gene encoding proline-rich receptor-like protein kinase PERK10 isoform X4 codes for the protein MQFDPKPRCGGSVVSFTVMLLLIIGADFAAGRPDVRESPFALNLQPPLLQSDVTFSSGQGGGAGPKAIDSYGNPIDALRPIDTPDGRKVVSAQGVQFEIPTYASGITEIRRPADDLLPPHIDNTPEDSSSSGSSSTTTFVNTTPIPLDAGNPFDSATIPAWLRDFDYPDVGPGVPFDPDNFGTASASSTRNPTNPTRPPTVPPVSSAFPSKVTLPLPGSSISSSSSEEPQLVLVPPADRSEAASGSDSHFGPNPGQLTHPTSNSVTPFAARFEPSASSSSSQSVEPFPPSKVEYSKSDEGKVISTPVTNNQRKTETVAPPASNTGKYTGGFGAPPGLLRPQSTNPSGSNSNPRPGSDIYVAGNQHEFSSVLKANKARPTVNPGRYNGGFGAPTGVLSPQSQAAPRPFQPINQRTEHREQSSGGNRRTESRFGGPPGILVPFDNVQRTGGQ